The Immundisolibacter cernigliae genome has a window encoding:
- a CDS encoding class I SAM-dependent rRNA methyltransferase: MSFAPLRLKRNEERRLRAGHLWVFSNEVDIAATPLTAFSPGQLVTIESSRGGPLGTAYVNPRSLICARLLSRRVLGNADAVTALLQRRLADALTLRQRLYRTPHYRLVHAEGDGLPGLVVDRYGDHLVMQVSTAGTEALRDAVVGALVELLQPAGILARNDGFGRELEGLATGDPQVLYGSVPEFGQVLEGGLDFTVPLHGGQKSGWYFDQRPNRERLRAYVGDGRVLDGFSYVGAWGLQAAAAGATQVLCVDASAPALALLSDNAQRNGLGNTVETRQGDAFDVLASLLDAGERFDLVAVDPPAFIKRKRDAEAGMEAYQRLNRLAMQLVVPGGFLVSASCSHHLPEADFRDLLRRAALPLNRRLQMLERGHQGADHPQMPGMPEADYLKVAFCRVL; encoded by the coding sequence GTGAGCTTTGCACCGCTGCGCCTGAAACGTAACGAAGAGCGGCGCCTGCGTGCCGGGCATCTGTGGGTGTTCAGCAACGAGGTGGACATCGCCGCCACGCCGCTGACGGCCTTTTCACCCGGGCAACTGGTCACCATCGAGAGTTCCCGTGGCGGGCCGCTGGGCACCGCTTACGTCAACCCGCGTTCACTGATCTGCGCGCGTCTGCTGTCGCGCCGGGTGCTGGGCAACGCCGATGCAGTGACGGCACTGCTGCAACGGCGCCTGGCCGACGCGCTGACGCTGCGCCAGCGCCTGTACCGCACGCCGCATTACCGTCTGGTCCACGCCGAGGGCGACGGCCTGCCGGGCCTGGTGGTGGACCGCTACGGCGACCACCTGGTGATGCAGGTCAGCACCGCCGGCACGGAAGCCCTGCGCGACGCTGTCGTCGGCGCCCTGGTCGAGCTGCTCCAGCCGGCCGGCATCCTGGCCCGCAACGACGGCTTCGGACGCGAGCTGGAAGGCCTCGCTACCGGCGACCCGCAGGTGTTGTACGGCAGCGTGCCCGAGTTCGGCCAGGTGCTGGAGGGTGGGCTCGACTTCACGGTACCGCTGCACGGCGGCCAGAAATCCGGCTGGTACTTCGACCAGCGGCCAAATCGCGAGCGCCTGCGTGCCTACGTCGGCGACGGCCGGGTGCTGGACGGGTTCTCGTATGTCGGCGCCTGGGGTCTGCAGGCCGCCGCCGCCGGCGCCACGCAGGTGCTGTGCGTGGACGCCTCAGCCCCGGCATTGGCATTGCTCAGCGACAACGCGCAGCGCAATGGCTTGGGCAACACCGTCGAAACCCGCCAGGGCGATGCCTTCGACGTGCTGGCCTCCCTGCTGGACGCCGGCGAGCGTTTCGATCTGGTCGCTGTCGACCCGCCGGCCTTCATCAAGCGCAAGCGCGATGCCGAGGCCGGCATGGAGGCCTACCAGCGCCTGAATCGCCTGGCCATGCAGCTGGTCGTGCCGGGCGGCTTTCTGGTCAGTGCGTCCTGCTCACATCACCTGCCGGAGGCCGATTTCCGGGATCTGCTGCGCCGCGCGGCGCTGCCCCTGAACCGCCGCCTGCAGATGCTGGAACGCGGCCACCAGGGCGCCGACCATCCGCAGATGCCGGGCATGCCGGAGGCCGATTACCTGAAAGTGGCGTTCTGCCGCGTGTTGTAG
- a CDS encoding CHAD domain-containing protein encodes MAFELHIGHPLAAELLRLLQDEIGGALGELADIPDEAAIHAARRHIKKARATLRLLGGNAHHHSLAGCEGGLRAAGRALAPSRDAAVLLRTIDALSRARPPKATASALQALRQAWQAPGTPQLDAGDLTAARLALQESAATLTEHAAGAWDFDTLARGFAANYRAGRRALKRALRSPDAERLHALRRQLKHHLYHLRLLRPLWPGPLGALHAQADRAAELLGLHHDCAVLRERLAGSTLPPADRIRVDTLAAKRQDSLAPEALDICQRLYTEGGGSYRRRLKTWWRCATRAR; translated from the coding sequence GTGGCGTTCGAACTGCACATCGGACACCCCCTGGCGGCGGAGCTGCTGCGTTTGCTGCAGGACGAAATCGGCGGCGCGCTGGGCGAGCTGGCTGATATACCAGATGAGGCAGCCATACACGCCGCCCGCCGGCACATAAAGAAAGCCCGCGCAACCCTGCGCCTGCTGGGCGGCAATGCGCATCACCACTCGCTGGCCGGCTGCGAAGGCGGATTACGCGCCGCCGGTCGTGCCCTGGCACCCAGCCGCGACGCCGCCGTGCTGCTGCGCACGATCGACGCGCTGAGCAGGGCGCGCCCGCCGAAGGCGACTGCCAGTGCCCTGCAGGCCTTGCGCCAGGCCTGGCAGGCACCCGGCACCCCACAGCTGGACGCCGGGGACCTGACAGCCGCGCGCCTCGCGCTGCAGGAATCCGCCGCCACACTGACCGAGCATGCGGCAGGCGCCTGGGATTTCGACACGCTGGCGCGGGGATTCGCCGCCAACTACCGCGCGGGCCGCCGCGCCCTGAAACGGGCGCTGCGCAGTCCCGACGCCGAGCGCCTGCACGCCCTGCGCCGGCAGCTGAAACATCACCTCTACCACCTGCGCCTGCTGCGACCGCTGTGGCCCGGGCCGCTGGGCGCCCTGCATGCGCAGGCCGACCGGGCCGCGGAGCTGCTCGGCCTGCACCACGACTGCGCCGTGCTGCGCGAGCGGCTTGCCGGCAGCACCCTGCCGCCGGCCGACCGGATACGCGTGGACACGCTCGCGGCGAAGCGCCAGGACAGCCTGGCGCCCGAGGCGCTTGACATCTGCCAGCGGCTTTACACCGAAGGCGGCGGCAGCTACAGGCGCCGCCTGAAGACCTGGTGGCGGTGCGCCACGCGAGCGCGATGA
- a CDS encoding type II secretion system protein N yields MKVASSAGPQRLPARVAAVLFAGLLAQAGFDLWRSRQEVLEGPAAAVRAEPVAPPSGADVSLIIDRHLFGQPASDAVAQAAPETRANLVLGGIWFAPGTEGYALIGEPGQQQRLYRVGAQLPADAQLLEIQADRVLLRRRGQRELLLLRPQVPESASPSASAATPAELMRKRFR; encoded by the coding sequence ATGAAGGTGGCGAGCAGCGCGGGGCCGCAGCGCTTACCGGCACGCGTGGCTGCCGTGCTGTTTGCCGGGCTCCTGGCGCAGGCCGGCTTCGACCTGTGGCGCAGCCGGCAGGAGGTCCTGGAAGGCCCGGCCGCTGCGGTGCGGGCCGAGCCTGTGGCGCCGCCGTCCGGGGCGGATGTGTCGCTGATCATCGACCGGCATCTGTTCGGTCAGCCGGCGTCCGATGCCGTGGCGCAGGCGGCGCCTGAAACCCGGGCCAACCTGGTGCTGGGGGGCATCTGGTTCGCGCCCGGAACCGAAGGCTACGCCCTGATCGGCGAGCCTGGCCAGCAGCAGCGGCTGTACCGCGTCGGCGCGCAGCTGCCGGCGGATGCGCAGTTGCTGGAGATTCAAGCCGATCGCGTGTTGCTGCGCCGTCGCGGGCAGCGCGAGTTGTTGCTCCTGCGCCCGCAGGTGCCTGAATCCGCCTCGCCCTCCGCGAGCGCGGCCACCCCTGCCGAACTGATGAGAAAAAGGTTTCGATGA